Proteins co-encoded in one Granulicella cerasi genomic window:
- a CDS encoding EamA family transporter codes for MSWLLWSLLSAFMAACTALLAKKGVAHVEPNLATAIRTSVVVVMAWAVALSFGRPHEVRTLDWRTWAFLSASGIATGLSWLCYFRALTLGPVSKVAPMDKLSVVFVLLLAAPLLGERLTTGKVVGGLLLTAGAVVLAVF; via the coding sequence ATGTCGTGGTTACTCTGGTCCCTTTTATCGGCGTTTATGGCGGCATGCACGGCGCTGCTTGCAAAGAAGGGGGTGGCCCATGTCGAGCCCAACCTCGCGACGGCGATCCGCACGTCGGTCGTCGTGGTGATGGCGTGGGCAGTGGCACTTTCCTTTGGTCGGCCCCACGAAGTTCGGACTCTGGACTGGCGCACGTGGGCGTTTCTCTCCGCCTCCGGCATCGCGACGGGACTCTCCTGGCTTTGCTACTTCCGCGCACTCACCCTCGGTCCAGTCTCCAAGGTTGCTCCGATGGACAAGCTCAGCGTTGTCTTCGTGCTGCTGCTCGCCGCGCCACTACTGGGCGAGCGACTGACAACCGGCAAGGTCGTCGGCGGACTCTTGCTCACTGCGGGAGCCGTAGTGCTCGCTGTGTTTTGA
- a CDS encoding HAMP domain-containing sensor histidine kinase has product MDSSASLTKRLIAAVLLLEFVAAVALIVTVWSHERDVQFSAFKANLRAHSNALFGALQEAATKDGSISLYSVGLTIPPRAVYEITEQGGGALGSQGQVPHITAAAGSFVEAKVANEPYLFYVLSGGRAIDPGKPFAVYHHVRIVFGLPVHRVWHEVDESVRFFAWATLALLGLTALLMSWLIRRLLTPIKELAREAEAIEVDSWVFSPPASSMRLVELRPLASAIEKSIARLQRSFDQQRRFTSDAAHELKTDLAIVKSSLQLLNMKQRDADAYQKGISVGLEDIGRLESTVQKMLTLARLEQHPTSASQQCDFTEAVLEALTQCMSYAELKEVNLRSTIQPEVQALISKEDALLLCSNLLMNALQHSPMGGAIHISLAQEDDHLHLRVKDYGSGVADADLPHVFEPFYRGDVSRSRKTGGTGLGLAICKAICDRAQGAIAIGNHQDRGALVEVRLPVRR; this is encoded by the coding sequence ATGGACTCCAGCGCATCGCTCACGAAACGTCTCATCGCTGCCGTTCTCCTGCTGGAGTTCGTTGCGGCGGTGGCGTTGATCGTGACGGTGTGGAGCCACGAGCGGGATGTTCAGTTCTCTGCGTTCAAAGCGAACCTTCGTGCTCACTCGAATGCTCTCTTCGGCGCGTTGCAGGAAGCAGCGACGAAGGATGGCAGCATCTCGCTGTATAGCGTCGGCCTAACGATTCCACCGCGCGCTGTGTATGAGATCACCGAGCAGGGCGGTGGTGCGCTCGGCTCGCAGGGGCAGGTGCCGCATATCACCGCGGCCGCAGGGAGTTTTGTCGAAGCGAAGGTCGCCAACGAGCCGTATCTGTTCTACGTGCTGAGCGGCGGTCGCGCTATCGACCCCGGAAAGCCTTTCGCTGTTTACCATCATGTGCGCATCGTCTTCGGCTTGCCGGTGCATCGTGTGTGGCACGAGGTGGATGAGTCGGTGCGGTTCTTTGCTTGGGCGACGCTGGCTCTTCTGGGCCTCACCGCGCTGCTGATGAGTTGGCTGATTCGACGTCTTCTGACTCCCATCAAAGAGTTGGCCAGAGAAGCAGAAGCGATCGAAGTCGATAGCTGGGTTTTCAGTCCCCCTGCGAGTTCTATGCGCCTCGTGGAGCTTCGTCCGCTCGCTTCTGCGATTGAGAAGTCCATCGCTCGCTTGCAGCGATCGTTCGATCAACAGCGGCGATTCACGAGCGATGCAGCGCATGAACTGAAGACGGATCTCGCGATTGTGAAGTCCTCTCTGCAGCTGCTCAACATGAAGCAGCGAGACGCCGACGCCTACCAGAAGGGCATTTCTGTTGGACTCGAAGATATCGGGCGCCTCGAATCGACGGTGCAGAAGATGCTTACACTGGCTCGGTTGGAGCAGCATCCGACAAGCGCTTCACAGCAGTGCGACTTTACCGAGGCGGTTCTCGAAGCGCTCACGCAATGCATGTCGTATGCGGAGCTGAAGGAGGTGAACCTGCGGTCCACCATACAGCCCGAAGTGCAGGCGTTGATCAGCAAAGAGGACGCGTTGCTTCTCTGCTCGAATCTGCTGATGAACGCGTTGCAGCACTCGCCGATGGGTGGGGCGATCCACATCAGCCTGGCACAAGAGGATGATCATCTGCACTTGCGGGTGAAGGACTACGGCAGCGGTGTTGCAGACGCGGATTTACCGCATGTCTTCGAGCCGTTTTACCGTGGCGACGTTTCGCGAAGCCGCAAGACGGGCGGTACGGGGCTAGGACTCGCGATCTGCAAGGCGATCTGCGATCGCGCGCAAGGCGCGATCGCAATAGGCAATCACCAGGACCGTGGTGCGCTCGTGGAAGTGCGCCTGCCGGTGAGAAGGTAG
- a CDS encoding GRP family sugar transporter: protein MFASMLCWGSWANMRKLTAGYPFSLFYWDYVIGIVVGSLLWGFTLGSIYGGPAAFVANLHSTDTQHVVYALIGGIIFNVANLLLVAAIDVAGMAVAFPVGIGLALIVGTLLNYFVNPAGSPLLIFGGVALVAVAIILDALAYKRREASGSVSTRGVVLSIVSGVLMGTFYPFVAKSTLGEHALGPYAVAFIFAIGVALCSLPLNGFLMKKSLTGEPATSFGQYAKAKGSWHVWGVIGGVIWCTGAVASFVASKANAVGPAVSYALGQGATMISAIWGVFVWREFATAPAASRRLIPWMFLFFVAGLGAIAIAPLFGGR, encoded by the coding sequence ATGTTTGCCAGTATGTTGTGCTGGGGCTCGTGGGCCAACATGCGCAAACTGACAGCGGGCTATCCGTTTTCGCTCTTCTACTGGGACTACGTAATTGGCATCGTCGTCGGCAGCCTGCTCTGGGGCTTTACGCTCGGCAGCATCTATGGCGGTCCCGCTGCCTTTGTCGCGAATCTGCACTCCACGGACACGCAGCATGTGGTGTACGCGCTGATCGGTGGCATCATCTTCAACGTAGCGAACCTGCTGCTGGTGGCTGCGATTGACGTTGCGGGCATGGCGGTGGCGTTTCCTGTCGGCATCGGTCTCGCGCTCATCGTAGGCACGTTGCTGAACTACTTTGTGAACCCCGCAGGAAGTCCGCTGCTGATCTTCGGCGGTGTAGCGTTGGTCGCGGTGGCGATCATCCTCGATGCACTCGCGTACAAGCGCCGCGAAGCCAGCGGCTCGGTCAGCACGCGAGGCGTAGTGTTGAGCATCGTGAGTGGCGTATTGATGGGCACGTTCTATCCGTTCGTGGCGAAATCCACGCTCGGTGAGCACGCCCTCGGACCGTATGCCGTGGCCTTTATCTTCGCGATCGGCGTAGCCCTCTGCTCGCTTCCGTTGAACGGTTTCCTCATGAAGAAGTCGCTTACCGGCGAGCCCGCGACGAGCTTCGGCCAGTATGCAAAGGCCAAAGGTTCGTGGCATGTGTGGGGCGTCATCGGTGGCGTCATCTGGTGCACAGGAGCGGTGGCGAGCTTCGTCGCATCCAAGGCCAACGCCGTCGGGCCTGCTGTCTCCTACGCATTGGGGCAGGGAGCTACGATGATCTCCGCGATCTGGGGCGTGTTCGTGTGGCGCGAGTTCGCGACTGCGCCTGCGGCTTCGCGCCGACTCATTCCGTGGATGTTTCTGTTTTTTGTTGCCGGGCTCGGAGCCATTGCGATCGCTCCGCTGTTCGGTGGTCGCTAG
- a CDS encoding efflux RND transporter periplasmic adaptor subunit, translated as MTLYRHPQHATRWILCAATAASLVVLSGCKKSSDDAPEAVVTVAAERPEVGDISEHIIADATLAPLAQAAISPKITAPVRTFYVQRGSKVKAGQLLAVLENRDLVAQALDNKGQYTAAQATFDIQTKAQVPEDYAKANLDLEQAKAQLRLQGEIAASRRKLLEQGAIAGRDYDSAVAALTQAQSAYDIARNHLHSLSTVSNQATRKLAQGQLSSAQGKLNAAEAQVSYTHIQSPIAGVVTDRPLFPGETATTGTPLITVMDTSSLLAKVHLSQSVAQRLTMGDDASVSIPGVDQAVPGKISLISPALDPGSTTVEVWIKVNNAAGAYKAGTSAHVSVVGRTAPHAVKIPLAAVLTAEDGTKSVMIVNADGTAHKVSVQLGINDGEDVQVMQGLNGSQTVITQGAYGLSDGTKVTVGKPAAAGEDK; from the coding sequence ATGACCCTATACCGTCACCCTCAACATGCCACGCGATGGATCTTATGCGCAGCCACTGCGGCGAGTCTCGTGGTGCTCTCCGGCTGCAAGAAGTCGAGCGACGATGCTCCCGAAGCCGTGGTGACCGTCGCCGCGGAGCGCCCTGAGGTGGGTGACATCTCCGAGCACATCATCGCGGACGCAACGCTCGCCCCGCTGGCGCAGGCAGCCATTTCCCCGAAGATCACAGCACCTGTTCGCACGTTCTACGTGCAGCGTGGTTCCAAGGTAAAGGCCGGACAACTGCTTGCGGTGTTGGAAAACCGCGATCTCGTCGCGCAGGCGCTCGACAACAAGGGCCAATATACGGCCGCGCAGGCCACCTTTGATATACAGACGAAGGCGCAGGTGCCAGAGGATTACGCGAAGGCCAACCTCGATCTCGAGCAGGCGAAGGCGCAACTCCGCTTGCAGGGAGAGATCGCAGCATCGCGCAGGAAGCTGCTCGAACAAGGTGCCATTGCAGGTCGTGACTACGACAGCGCCGTCGCTGCATTGACGCAGGCCCAGTCCGCTTATGACATCGCACGCAATCACCTGCACTCGCTTTCCACCGTGAGCAATCAGGCCACCAGGAAGCTCGCACAAGGACAGCTTTCTTCTGCGCAGGGCAAGCTGAACGCAGCAGAGGCGCAGGTCTCCTACACGCACATTCAGAGCCCCATTGCAGGTGTCGTGACCGACCGTCCGCTATTCCCCGGCGAGACCGCGACAACAGGAACGCCGCTCATCACGGTGATGGACACCTCGTCGCTACTGGCGAAGGTTCATCTTTCGCAGAGTGTCGCGCAGCGCCTCACGATGGGCGACGACGCCTCCGTATCGATCCCCGGAGTCGATCAAGCCGTGCCTGGAAAGATCTCGCTGATTAGTCCCGCACTCGATCCCGGCAGCACCACGGTAGAGGTCTGGATCAAGGTGAACAATGCAGCGGGGGCCTACAAGGCAGGCACCTCCGCGCACGTCTCGGTCGTAGGCAGAACGGCGCCTCATGCGGTGAAAATCCCGCTGGCAGCCGTGCTCACAGCGGAAGACGGCACAAAGTCCGTGATGATCGTGAACGCTGACGGAACGGCTCACAAGGTCAGCGTGCAACTCGGCATCAACGATGGCGAGGATGTGCAGGTGATGCAGGGACTCAACGGTTCGCAGACAGTGATCACGCAAGGCGCGTACGGCCTGAGCGATGGAACCAAGGTTACGGTCGGCAAGCCGGCTGCAGCGGGAGAGGACAAGTAA
- the rbsK gene encoding ribokinase: protein MKKKIVVVGSLNLDLVANVERMPAEGETMLGQAFATYPGGKGANQAVAAAKLGGEVMMVGRLGNDLFAEELRRELANVGVNARCVENVECASGSAVILVTPQGANSIVVIPGANATLRPEDLDDYTDVFRDAGVILSQLEIPLDTVERLGQIAAELNVPFVLDPAPVQALSAATLRCVTWLTPNETETQLLLQQLGYSVDDSLSEDAVHAAADRLLATGARNVILKLGGRGIYLAGADVAGEFVSPFVVKAVDTTAAGDAFNGGFAYGLTRGMAPVEAAKFACAVAAVSVTRVGAQPSMPTLQEAETLLGVPVAS from the coding sequence ATGAAGAAGAAAATTGTTGTGGTTGGAAGTTTGAATCTTGATCTTGTTGCAAACGTCGAGCGCATGCCCGCCGAAGGCGAAACGATGCTTGGGCAGGCGTTCGCCACGTACCCCGGTGGCAAGGGTGCGAACCAGGCCGTCGCTGCGGCGAAGCTCGGTGGCGAGGTCATGATGGTGGGGCGCCTCGGCAACGATCTGTTTGCCGAGGAGCTTCGTCGCGAGCTTGCAAACGTTGGCGTGAACGCGCGCTGCGTGGAGAACGTCGAGTGCGCATCGGGCTCGGCGGTCATCCTCGTCACGCCGCAAGGGGCTAACTCCATCGTCGTTATTCCCGGTGCGAACGCTACGCTTCGTCCTGAAGATCTCGACGATTACACCGATGTTTTTCGCGATGCAGGCGTGATTCTCTCACAGCTTGAAATTCCGCTCGACACGGTTGAGCGCCTCGGGCAGATTGCCGCGGAGCTCAACGTGCCCTTCGTGCTCGATCCCGCACCGGTGCAGGCGTTGTCTGCGGCCACGCTGCGTTGCGTCACATGGCTCACGCCGAACGAGACGGAGACGCAACTCCTGCTGCAGCAACTCGGCTATTCGGTGGATGATTCTCTCAGCGAAGACGCCGTGCATGCCGCGGCGGATCGTCTTCTCGCTACTGGTGCACGCAACGTTATCCTCAAGCTGGGCGGCCGCGGCATCTATCTTGCGGGCGCGGATGTTGCAGGAGAGTTTGTGTCGCCGTTCGTGGTGAAGGCCGTCGACACGACGGCAGCTGGGGACGCCTTCAATGGTGGATTCGCCTATGGGCTGACGCGGGGCATGGCTCCTGTCGAAGCTGCAAAGTTTGCCTGTGCGGTCGCGGCGGTCTCCGTGACGCGCGTCGGCGCGCAGCCTTCCATGCCCACACTTCAGGAAGCGGAAACCTTGCTCGGTGTTCCAGTAGCGAGTTAG
- a CDS encoding response regulator transcription factor: MRVLVVEDESRLAENIVAGLREAGFAVDHAADGHEGLAYAEQDLFDLIVLDLMLPGRDGKSVLEALRAGGIHTPVLILTAQEGKTSIIEMLNAGADDYLAKPFELGELIARAKALIRRSKGKSSSVITVADVSIDTVRQSVTRGSRDVDLSPTEYRVLEYLAHRPRAIVSKKELLEHLYDYDWEHHSNVIEAHVSNLRRKLTAPGAPPVIETLRHRGYRLLAEG, from the coding sequence ATGAGAGTTTTGGTCGTAGAAGACGAGTCGCGCCTTGCCGAAAATATCGTTGCAGGGCTGCGCGAGGCGGGCTTTGCGGTGGACCACGCCGCCGACGGGCACGAAGGCCTCGCGTACGCTGAGCAGGACCTCTTCGACCTCATCGTTCTTGATCTCATGCTGCCTGGGCGAGATGGAAAGAGCGTTCTCGAAGCGCTGCGTGCTGGCGGAATCCATACTCCGGTGCTGATCCTCACCGCGCAGGAGGGCAAGACCAGCATCATCGAAATGCTCAATGCCGGTGCGGATGATTACCTCGCGAAGCCGTTTGAGCTCGGGGAGTTGATCGCTCGCGCGAAGGCGCTCATTCGTCGCTCCAAGGGCAAGTCGTCGTCGGTCATCACGGTGGCCGATGTAAGCATCGACACGGTGCGCCAAAGTGTGACGCGCGGTAGCCGAGACGTGGACCTTTCGCCGACGGAGTATCGCGTGCTGGAGTACCTTGCGCACCGGCCGCGCGCGATCGTGTCGAAGAAAGAGTTGCTGGAGCATCTTTACGACTACGATTGGGAACATCACTCGAATGTGATCGAGGCGCATGTCTCGAACCTGCGTCGCAAGCTCACCGCACCGGGCGCGCCGCCTGTCATTGAGACGCTGCGACATCGCGGCTACCGGCTTCTTGCTGAAGGATGA
- a CDS encoding efflux RND transporter permease subunit gives MEQPSSARSAEYWLVRFRGPIFFFLIVLTIVGIYAAQQVPISVFPETNFPRVVIGVDNGVMPVDQMQVTVTKPIEDAVNSVPGLTTVRSTTSRGSAEVSLFFDWNVDMFRTLQLVDAALSKARQNLPATAVITTNRLTFATFPILGYSLTSDRLSQTQLWELATYQLKPPINRVNGVSSVTIQGGKVPEFHIVPNMARMQTAGVTVLDLTNAVQASNIIDSPGLYEANHQLVLGLVGAQAHDATELGQLVVKTTANGAAVRVSDVATVQAGVEPVYTAVTAEGKPAVLLNITRQPASNTVAVADAVAAQINLLKTNLPQGVELKPYYDQSELVRDSIRSVRDAILIGLGLACVILFLFLGDWTSSLVAGLVIPVTVAITVLALWMMGESFNLMTLGGLAAAIGLVIDDAIVVVENIVLHRDSGESRAEAARLALKEISAPLIGSTITPVVVFVPLIAVTGVTGSFFRALAITMTVALLTSLLLAVTWTPALSLVFLKERKQTETPHEEHGKLMRTVLRWHQRGLGWALTHPFLLLGLCGLLIIGTFTGYRSLGSDLLPEMDEGGFILDYIMPAGSSLQETNRAMKHVDRILHAIPEVDSTSRRTGLQMGLAAVTEANYGDMTVKLKTSRSRGIDEVIAEARAEIKKTEPELDVEFTQVLQDMINDLSNAPEPIQIKLFASDPALLSDVAPRVADAIGKIPGVVSVENGIDNTISGPATNFQVDPTVAARMGFTPQEVAEDATSILDGVTTTSPLIANGRPYTVRVRLGEETRQSLDSIENTVFNSSSGKLATLGSLAQITQLPPQNEIRRENLQRLIVVTAQLQGSDLGTAIAKVQQTVTAMHLPSTVHVVYGGTYQEQQKSFHELLQVLVISLALVFGVLLIEFRNFSAPIAILSSSLLSIGGVVLALLVTGTTFNVASFMGIIMVIGIVAKNGILLLDADERYRRDGASARDAMIHAAQRRLRPILMTATAAICGMLPLAFALGAGSQMLQPLAIAVIGGLVLSMLLSLIVTPVIYYLLTGRRTSTSAPRSW, from the coding sequence ATGGAGCAGCCCTCGAGCGCACGCAGCGCTGAGTATTGGCTCGTACGATTTCGCGGGCCCATCTTCTTCTTCCTCATCGTGCTCACGATCGTGGGCATCTACGCCGCGCAGCAGGTTCCGATTTCAGTCTTTCCGGAGACAAACTTTCCGCGCGTCGTCATCGGTGTCGACAACGGCGTGATGCCTGTCGACCAGATGCAGGTTACGGTCACCAAGCCCATTGAAGACGCGGTTAACTCCGTCCCAGGTCTCACCACCGTGCGCTCCACCACAAGCCGAGGATCTGCTGAAGTCAGCCTCTTCTTCGACTGGAACGTTGACATGTTCCGCACGCTGCAACTCGTTGATGCAGCGCTGAGCAAAGCACGACAGAACCTGCCTGCAACGGCAGTGATCACCACGAACCGCCTCACCTTTGCGACGTTTCCGATCCTCGGTTACAGCCTTACCTCGGATCGACTTTCGCAGACGCAGTTGTGGGAGCTTGCCACTTATCAACTCAAGCCTCCGATCAATCGCGTCAATGGTGTGAGCAGCGTCACCATCCAAGGCGGCAAGGTGCCCGAGTTCCACATCGTGCCCAACATGGCGCGCATGCAGACCGCGGGTGTCACGGTCCTCGACCTCACGAACGCCGTGCAGGCGTCCAACATCATCGATTCGCCCGGCTTGTACGAGGCCAATCATCAACTCGTGCTGGGCCTTGTGGGCGCACAGGCTCATGACGCCACGGAACTCGGCCAGCTTGTAGTGAAGACCACCGCTAACGGCGCAGCGGTGCGTGTTTCTGATGTAGCCACCGTGCAAGCGGGCGTAGAGCCTGTATACACCGCAGTGACCGCAGAGGGTAAACCGGCGGTGCTGCTCAACATCACGCGTCAACCCGCGAGCAACACGGTTGCGGTTGCAGATGCCGTAGCTGCGCAGATCAATCTACTCAAGACGAATCTTCCGCAAGGCGTAGAGCTCAAGCCTTACTACGATCAGTCGGAGCTGGTGCGCGACAGCATTCGCAGCGTACGCGACGCAATCCTTATCGGCCTCGGCCTGGCCTGTGTCATCCTCTTCCTTTTCCTCGGCGACTGGACATCTTCGCTCGTCGCTGGCCTCGTCATCCCGGTGACGGTCGCTATCACCGTGCTCGCGCTGTGGATGATGGGCGAGAGCTTCAACCTCATGACGCTCGGAGGACTCGCTGCTGCCATCGGCCTCGTCATCGACGACGCCATCGTCGTTGTTGAGAACATCGTGCTGCACCGAGATTCAGGCGAATCGCGTGCAGAAGCCGCGCGGCTCGCGTTGAAGGAAATCAGCGCGCCGCTCATTGGCTCTACGATTACGCCCGTCGTCGTCTTCGTTCCACTCATCGCAGTCACCGGCGTGACAGGCAGCTTCTTCCGCGCGCTTGCCATCACCATGACGGTCGCGTTGCTTACGTCATTGCTGCTTGCTGTAACGTGGACACCTGCCCTGAGCCTCGTCTTCCTGAAGGAACGCAAGCAGACCGAAACACCGCATGAAGAGCACGGCAAACTGATGCGTACCGTGCTGCGTTGGCATCAGCGCGGCCTCGGCTGGGCGCTCACACATCCGTTTCTCCTGTTAGGACTTTGCGGATTGCTCATCATCGGCACCTTTACGGGCTATCGTTCACTTGGATCAGACCTGCTGCCGGAGATGGATGAAGGCGGCTTCATCCTCGACTACATCATGCCGGCGGGAAGTTCGCTGCAAGAGACCAATCGCGCCATGAAGCATGTCGACAGGATTCTGCACGCGATTCCTGAAGTGGACAGCACGTCGCGCCGCACAGGACTGCAGATGGGCCTGGCCGCTGTGACGGAAGCCAATTACGGCGACATGACCGTGAAGTTGAAGACCTCGCGCAGTCGCGGTATTGACGAGGTGATCGCCGAAGCGCGAGCAGAGATCAAGAAGACTGAGCCCGAGCTCGACGTGGAGTTCACGCAGGTGCTTCAAGACATGATCAACGATCTGTCGAACGCTCCTGAGCCGATTCAGATCAAGCTCTTTGCCAGCGACCCCGCGTTGCTTTCTGATGTGGCGCCGCGGGTTGCCGATGCGATCGGCAAGATTCCCGGCGTGGTCAGCGTCGAGAATGGCATCGACAACACCATCAGCGGTCCCGCAACGAACTTCCAGGTAGACCCCACTGTCGCGGCACGCATGGGCTTCACGCCACAGGAAGTGGCTGAAGACGCAACGTCGATTCTCGACGGTGTGACGACGACGTCGCCGCTCATCGCAAACGGCAGGCCGTATACGGTGCGGGTGCGATTAGGCGAGGAGACCCGGCAGTCGCTCGACTCCATCGAAAACACGGTCTTCAACAGCTCGTCCGGCAAGCTTGCCACGCTGGGATCGCTCGCACAGATCACGCAGCTTCCACCGCAGAATGAGATCCGCCGCGAGAACCTTCAGCGTTTGATCGTAGTCACGGCACAGCTTCAAGGCTCAGACCTCGGCACTGCGATCGCGAAGGTGCAGCAGACCGTAACCGCTATGCACTTGCCTTCGACCGTGCACGTTGTCTACGGCGGGACCTATCAGGAACAACAAAAATCGTTCCATGAGCTGCTTCAGGTGTTGGTGATTTCGCTGGCGCTGGTCTTCGGTGTGCTGCTCATCGAGTTCCGCAATTTCTCTGCCCCGATTGCGATTCTCAGCTCGTCGCTCTTGTCGATCGGCGGCGTCGTGCTCGCGCTGCTGGTGACAGGCACGACGTTCAACGTAGCATCCTTCATGGGAATCATCATGGTCATCGGCATCGTGGCGAAGAACGGCATCCTGCTGCTCGATGCCGACGAACGCTATCGCCGCGACGGCGCTTCGGCGAGGGACGCGATGATTCATGCAGCTCAGCGCCGACTGCGCCCGATCCTGATGACGGCGACGGCGGCTATCTGCGGCATGTTGCCGCTGGCGTTCGCGCTCGGGGCAGGCTCGCAAATGCTGCAACCGCTCGCGATCGCAGTGATCGGCGGACTAGTGCTGTCCATGCTGCTGAGCCTGATCGTAACGCCGGTGATCTACTACCTTCTCACCGGCAGGCGCACTTCCACGAGCGCACCACGGTCCTGGTGA